The genomic window GTTCTTGCCGCGCGGGCCATCCTTGCCGGCCAGCAGGTCTTCCACGTAGGCCTGCATCGGCGCTTCCCAGTGCCGCTGGTTGGACATGTTGATGGCGAACTCCTGGGTGGCCGCCGGGATCTGCATGTTCTCGGTGGTCAGCACGAACTCGCCGGTTTCGCGGTCCAGGGTGAAGGCATGGGTACCGTGGCCGACGGTCAGCACCAGCTGCGTGCTGGGCCCGTAGATGCAGTAACCGGCGGCGATCTGCCTGCTGCCCGGCTGCAGGAAGGCGTCATCGCCAGGCAGTTCGACGTTGGTCGGGCAGCGCAGCACCGAGAAGATGGTGCCGACGGAGACGTTGACGTCGATGTTGGAACTGCCATCCAGGGGATCGAACAGCAGCAGGAAATCGCCGCGCGGGTAGATGTCCGGCACCGGCTGGCTGTGGTCCATCTCCTCCGAGGCGCAGGCGGCGAGGTGGCCACCCCAGGCGTTGGCTTCCAGCAGGATCTCGTTGCTGATGACATCCAGCTTCTTCTGCGCTTCGCCCTGCACGTTGCCAGTACCGGCCTCGCCGAGCACGCCACCGAGGGCGCCCTTGCTGACGGCGATGGAGATGCTGGTGCAGGCGCGGGCGACGACCGCGATCAGCTGGCGCAGATCGGCGTTGATGCGGCCGGCGTGCTGCTGCTGGATCAGGAAGCGGGTCAACGAGGTACGGGACATGAGCGGGCAGGTCTCGGCAGCGGGAAAACGCCTATTGTCGCCCGTCTGGCGGGGCCGTGCGTGAGCGCGGGAAGGCGTAATCGTTTCCAGATGCGTTGCGCTCGTGGCGCCTTCCTTTTATCGAGGCTCGTGGGAGGGGGAGGCGATGCAGGACACGCTGCAAGTACGTCCATGTAAGCTCGATGGCGCCATCCATGGCGCCAACGGTCCTGCATCGCCTCCCCCTCCCACGCGCTTCAGGGTTCGCCGCGAGCGCGGTGGGGATGGCAAAGGCAAGAGCAAAAAACAAAGGCGCCTTTCGGCGCCTTTGTCTTCAATCCACTTGAGCGTTGCTTCAGCCCTTGGCGACGGTGGCCACGGCCTTGGCGACGTACTCCAGGTTGTTCTGGTTCAGCGCGGCCACGCAGATGCGGCCGGTGCCGACGGCGTAGATACCGAACTCGTCGCGCAGGCGCTCGACCTGTTCGCGGCTCAGGCCCGAGTAGGAGAACATGCCTGCCTGCTCGTTGATGAAACCGAACTGCGGGGCACCGGCAGCGGCCAGCTTCTCGACCAGGCCCTGGCGCAGGGCGTGGATGCGCTCGCGCATCTCGGTCAGTTCCTGCTCCCACATCGCGCGCAGCTCGGGGTTGGTCAGCACACCGGCAACCAGCGCGGCACCGTGGGTGGACGGACTGGAGTAGATCGTGCGGATCACGCGCTTGACCTGCGACTGCACCGCCTTGGCGTCCGCGGCGGTCGGCGCGACCATCGACAGCGCACCCACGCGCTCGCCGTACAGCGAGAACGACTTGGAGTACGAGTTGGCGACGATGAAGCTGTCGATGCCGGCCTCGGCGATGATGCGCACGGCAGCGCCATCCTGCTCGATGCCCTTGTCGAAGCCCTGGTAGGCCATGTCGATGAAGGGGAACAGCTGCTTGTCCTTGAGCAGCTGGGCCACCTGCTTCCACTGGCTGACGGTGAGGTCGGCGCCGGTGGGGTTGTGGCAGCAGGCATGCAGCAGCACCACGGTACCGGCCTGCAGCTTGCCCAGATCGGCCAGCATGCCGTCGAAATCAACGCCATGGGTGGTCGGGTCGAAGTAGGTGTAATCCACCACCTCGAAACCCGCGGCACTGAACACCGCGCGGTGGTTCTCCCAGCTCGGGTTGCTCAGGGCGACGGTGGCGTGCGGCAGCAGCTTCTTCAGCACGTCGGCGCCGACGCGCAGCGCACCACTGCCACCGACGGTCTGCGCGGTGGTGACGCGGCCGGCGGCCAGCAGCGGCGAGTCCTTGCCGAACACCAGCTCACGGGTGGCCTGGGTGTACGCCGGCAGGCCATCGATCGGCAGGTAGCCGCGCGGTTTGGCTTCAGCGGCGAGCTGCTGCTCGATCTGCTTGACGGCGCGCAGCAGCGGAATGCGGCCGCTCTCGTCGTAGTAGATGCCCACACCCAGGTTGACCTTGGTCGGGCGGCTGTCGGCGTTGTACGCCTCGGTCAGGCCCAGGATCGGGTCGCCTGGGACCAGTTCCACGTTTGCAAAGAAGGACACGGCGGTACTCGTTCGGTAGACGGAAAGGGGGAGGAATTGCGCCACGCGGCTTGCGGCCTGTCGGCCGAAACCGACCCATCGTAACAAAGCCGGCCGGGGCTGGACGCCGCCATCGTCATCCGTGGCCCCGTACCATGGCGTGCGTTGCCGCCCGATCCATCAACCTGAATCATGAATCCTGCTGCACGACGTAACTGCCTACTGTCCTCGGCCCTGTTGCTGTCGCCCCTGGCAGCGGCCGGCGCTCCCGCGCCGAGCACCCTGCCCACGGTGCAGGTGCAGGCGGCGCGGGTGCAGGGGGTGGATCCCTTCGCTCTGCCGGGCAGTCTGGACACGGTCTGGATCGACCCCGACCGGGCCGGTCCGGGCGTGCAGCTGTCCGAGGCCCTGGGCGGAGTGCCCGGTCTGCTGGCCCGTGACCGGCAGAACTTCGCCCAGGACACCCAGCTGTCGATCCGTGGCTTCGGCGCGCGCTCGACCTTTGGCGTGCGCGGGGTCCGGGTGCTGATCGACGGCGTGCCGGCCACCATGCCTGATGGCCAGGGCCAGCTGTCGCACGCCAGCCTGCTCGGTGCCGAGCGCGTCGAAGTCCTGCGCGGGCCGTTCTCGGCCCTGTACGGCAACTCCTCCGGCGGCGTGCTGCAGGTGTGGAGCGCGCAGGGCCAGGCCGGTGATCCCTGGCGGCTGCGGGTGAACGCGGGTGCCGACGCGACAGTCAGCGTCGGCGCCCAGCTGCGCGGCGCGGGCAGGGGCATCGACTACAACATCGCGGCCAACCACTTCCGAACCGATGGCTGGCGCGACCACAGCCGCGCACGCCGCGAATCGCTCAATGCCCGCTTCGGCACCGAGCTGGGCGGCGGCCGCCTGGAGCTGCTGCTCAACGCGCTGCAGGCCCCGGATGCACAGGATCCGCTGGGCCTGACCCGCGCACAGGTGGCCGCCGATCCACGCCAGGCGACGGCGGTGGCGGCGCAGTACAACACCCGCAAGTCGGTGCGCCAGCAGCAGGCCGGCCTGCGCTGGACCCGGGAAACCGGCGCGCAGCGCTGGCAACTGATGGGATATGCCGGCCAGCGCACCGTGACCCAGTTCCTGCCGATTCCACCCGCGCCGCAGGCCAACCCGCTGCACGCCGGTGGGGTGATCGACCTGGACGGCGGCTACGGCGGACTGGATGCGCGCTGGGGCTGGAACGGCGATGTGGCGGGGCGCCCGCTGGACCTGGTGGTCGGGATCAACGCCGACCGCCAGCGCCAGCACCGCACCGGTTACGAGAACGTCGTCGGCAGCCTGCTGGGCGTGCGCGGCCGGCTGCGCCGCGACCAGATCGATGTGGTGCAGAACCTGGATCAGTTCGCCCAGCTGTGGTGGCAATGGAGCCCGCGCTGGTCGCTGCTGGCGGGCGTGCGCCACAGCGCGGTGCGCTTCGAATCGGATGATCGCTACATCGTCGGCCGCAACCCGGATGACAGCGGCCACCGTCGTTACCAGGCCACCACGCCGGTGGCGGGCGTCAGTTTCGAGGCCAGCCCGCAGTGGCGTCTGCACGCCGCGGTGGGGCGCGGCTTCGAGACGCCGACCTTCAACGAGCTGGGCTATCGCGCCGACGGGCAGGCCGGATTGGCGCTGGACCTTGCCGCCGCACGCAGCCGCAACCTGGAGGTCGGCAGCAAGTGGCGTGCGCAGGATGGAACCCAGCTCGATATCAGCCTGTTCCGTGCAGATACCGACAATGAGCTGGCTGTTGCCAGCAACAGCAACGGTCGCAGCACCTACCGCAACATCGGCCGCACCCGCCGCCAGGGCGTGGAACTGCAGTACCGCCATCCGCTGACCGAGCAGCTGGCGCTGCAGCTGGCCTGGACCCGGCTGCAGGCGCAGGTGCGCTCGCCGTACCTGACCGCCAACGCAGTGGTCGCCGCCGGCACCCGTCTTCCCGGCGTGCCGCGGCAACAGGCCTTCGCCCGCCTGCAGTGGACCCCGGGGGACTGGCAGTGGGCCGTGGAAGGCAGCGCCGGCAGCGACGTGGTGGTGAATGACCTGGCGACCGATCGCGCGCCGGGCTACGCCGTGCTGAACCTGGAAGCCGGACGTCGCTGGACGCTGCAGGCCGGTGAACTGCGCGCGTTTGCCCGCATCGACAATGCGCTCGACCAGCGCTACATCGGCTCGGTGATCGTCAATGATGGCAACGGCCGGTTCTTCGAGCCGGGCCCGGACCGTCGCGCGGGCGTGGGGCTGCAGTGGTCCTGGCGTTAGGCGGCCCCCGGTAGCGCCGGGCCATGCCCGGCGGATCCGTCACGTCCGCGCTGCGCGCTCGGCGGGCATGGCCCGGCGTTACCGCTCAGTCGGGGGCCTTGGCCGGTACGAACGGCGAGGTCGGGTCGCTGGCCGGGAAGGTCTCCTCCAGCGCTTCATCCTGATTGTCGCTGGCATGCTGCTTGCGCTCGCGGCGCTTGAGCGGACTCTCCTGGCCACCGCGGTTGCGGTCGCCGCAGTCCTTGCGGTCCTGTGCGGCCTGCTCGGATTCGCGTTTCACCGGCAGGGCATCGCTGCCCTGCATGAACGGTGCACCGGTCCCGCGGTAGTCGGCATCGTCGTTGTCATGCTTGGCACGCTGCTCGCCCGGCAGCGGGGCGTGGGTCTCACGCAGGGGGTCACGGGTGGTCATGGCGGTCTCCTCTGGCAGGGCTCCACTACAGCGCGTGGAAGGTAAAGCCACCGCGAACCCGGCGTCATGAACATCTTTGTCACGACTGGCTAACGGCACCGCGCGTATTCCTGCCCACCCGCCCTGCTGCAGGAGCCGGCCATGCCGCGTCTTGAACGCCCCGCCCCGTCCGTGTTCAACGCCCTGCTGGACCCGCTCGGCCCGCGCACCGCGCCGCGTCGCGCGCGTCGCCATGAAGACCCGCAGGCGGTGGCGCAGGACTACCTGCAGTACATGCTGAGCGACTACGAACAGCGCCGCGGCCACGGCCACCGCAACTGGCGCGACCTGTGCCCGGTCTACGCCTTCGCGCTGACCACCCACGCCGCCGACTGGCCGCGTGGCGGCGCGGCCGAGACCTGCGAGGAGCTGGCCGAGCACTGGGAGCAGATGCGCGGGCAGTCGCGGCTGAGCTGGGCGCAGGCACAGCCGGTGGTGGAAGACGCCTGGCGCGCGCTGGACCACATCCCGGCCGCCGCCGTGAAGCCGCTGCTGCAGTAGCGCCGGGCCATGCCCGGCGAGCGCGCAGCGCGGCCGCAGGGGATGCAGACGCCAGCGCGGCGGCAGGGGACGCAGACGCCAGCGCGGCGGCAGGGGACGCAGACGCCAGCACGGCGGCAGCGGCCATCGCCCGGCCATGCCCCCTGTAGAACCGCCCTGCACGGCGTCGACACGGATGGTTGACACCGCCCGGACCAAGCTGGAGGTCCTGCCCTGCTGCTGGTGTACCCATGGCCCGCCCGATCTGGACCGGTACCCTCTCCTTCGGCCTGCTCAACGTGCCGGTTTCGCTGATGTCCGGTGAGCGCAAGGTCGACCTGCACTTCCGCATGCTTGATTCGCGCGACCGCAAGCCGATCCGCTTCGAGCGGGTCAACGCCGATACCGGCGAAGAGGTGCCCTGGAAGGACATCGTCAAGGCCTACGAATACGACAAGGGCAGCTATGTGGTGCTGGAGGACAGCGATATCCGCTCGGCCGCGCCGGAGAGCCATGAGACGGTCGAGGTGGAGACCTTCGTCGATGCCACGCAGATCGATCCCCGCTATTACGAGAAGCCCTATCTGCTGGTGCCCGGCAAGAAGGCCGAGAAGGGCTATGTGCTGCTGCGCCAGACACTGCGCAGCACCGGCAAGGTCGGCATCGCGCGGGTGGTGGTGCGCACGCGCGAATACCTGTGCGCAGTGATGCCCAACGACGATGCGCTGGTGCTGATGATCCTGCGCTATCCACAGGAACTGGTGGAGCCGGACGACTACAAGCTGCCCACCGGCAGCCCGTCCGACTACCGCATCACCAGCAAGGAAACGGCGATGGCCGAGCAGCTGATCGAATCGATGGCCGGCGACTGGGATCCCTCGCAGTACCACGATGAGTTCCGCGAGCGCCTGCAGCAGGTGTTGAACAAGCGCATCCGATCCAAGGGCGGCACCACGACGGTGGAGGAAGAGCCGGCACCGCGCGAGGATGCGACCACCAACGTGGTGGACTTCATGGCCCTGTTGCAGAAGAGCCTGGATGCGAACAAGCGCACGCCGGCGAAGAAGACCGCCGCGCGCCGGGCGCCGGCAAAGAAGGCGGCGAAGAAGACGGTGAAGAAGGCCGCGAAGAAGGCGGCCGGAAGAACGGCGGCCAAGGTGGCGAAGAAGGCCCCCGCCCGACGCAGGGCGGGGTGAGTCGTGTCGCTGCACCAGTACCGTCGCAAGCGGCGCCTCGGCGGTGGCAGCGGGCAGACGCCGGAACCGGACGATGCACCGGCCCATGGCGATCCGCGGCGGCGGCCGATCTTCGTCATCCAGCTGCACCATGCCAGCTCGCGCCACTACGATTTCCGCCTGGAAATGGATGGCGTGCTGAAAAGCTGGGCGGTGCCGAAGGGGCCGTCGTTGCGGGTCGGAGAGAAGCGCCTGGCAGTGGAAGTGGAGGATCATCCGCTGTCCTATGCCGGCTTTGAAGGTGATATCCCGCAGGGCCACTACGGCGCCGGCCATGTGCAGGTGTTCGACCACGGCAGCTGGGCCTGCGAAGGCGATCCGCTGGCGGCCTTGGCGGCGGGCAAGATCGACTTCGTGCTGCATGGGCAGCGCCTGGCCGGTGGCTGGAAACTGGTGCGCACGGCAATGAAGGGCCGGCAGGTGCAGTGGCTGCTGATCAAGCGCGATGACGACGAGGCCCGCGACGCCGAGGCCGATGATCTGCTGGATGCTGCCGCGCCAGCGAAGAAATCGACGAAGAAGTCGACGAAGAAGTCAGCAAAGAAGGCCGTGCGGGCATCCCCGCGCACATCGGACGCACGTTGGCGGGCGCGCGCGCTGACGCTGGACGGCGCGCGTGACCGCCCCTATCCGCAGGCATTCAAGCCGCAGTTGACCGACCACCGCGACAGCGCGCCGGATGGCGACCGCTGGCTGCACGAGATCAAGTGGGATGGCTACCGGCTGCTGGCCGATCTGCACGACGGTCAGGTCAAGCTGCGATCACGCAACGGCCTGGACTGGACCGCCGACTTCCCCGAGGTGGTGCAGGCGGTACTGGCATTGCCAGTCGGCGATGCGCGCCTGGATGGCGAACTGGTCGTGCTGGACAGCAACGGCCGCAGCGATTTTGCCGCGCTGCAGCGGGTGATCGACGGCAGCTCGAAGCAACCGCTGCGCTACATCGTGTTCGACCTGCCCGGTGTGGCGGGCGTTGATATCAGTCGCGCACCGCTGCACGAGCGCAAGGCGCTGCTGAAGGCGCTGCTCGGTGACACGCCGGGGACGCTTGCCTTCAGCGAGCATGTCATCGACCACGGACCTGCGGTGTTCGATGCCAGCGGCAAGGCCGGCTTCGAAGGCATCGTCAGCAAGCAAGTCGACGCGCCCTACGTGAACACCCGTGCGCGCAGCTGGGTGAAGGTGAAGCACGAGGACACCGACGAGTTCGTGATCATCGGCCATACCGCGCCGAAGGGATCCCGGGTCGGATTCGGTTCGTTGCTGCTGGCAGCACCGGACAAGGGGGGACTGCGCTATGTAGGCCGCGTCGGCACCGGCTTCGACGATGACAGCCTGCGCGCGCTGAGCGCGGCGTTGCAGCCACTGGCGGTGACCTCGCCGGTGCTGGAGCTGCCCGCGCACGTACCGTTCCGCGCGGCCAGCGTGCGCTGGGTGAAGCCGGTGGCCGTGGCCGAAGTGGCGTTCCGTGGCTGGGGCAAGGAAGGGCTGCTGCGCCAGGCCAGCTTCAAGCGGCTGCGCAGCGACAAGAAGAAGGAGGACCTGGCGATGCGCGAAACGGTTGCCGTCGACAGCGGGGACGTTGCCATCACCCACCCCGAGCGCGTGGTGTTTGCACGGAAGAAGCTCAGCAAGGGTGACGTGGCCGACTACTACCGGCAGATGGCGCGCTGGATCCTGCCGGAAATCGGTGGACGGCCGCTGTCGTTGCTGCGCTGCCCCGATGGCGTCGGCAAGGCCTGCTTCTTCCAGAAGCATCACGGCGCCGGGCTGGGCGACGCGGTGCATGCGGTGCCCCTGCAGCAGAAGAGCGGGCGCGAGGAGTATGTCTTCATCGACGACGCCCGCGGCCTGCTGCAGCTGGTGCAGATGAACACCCTGGAACTGCACCCCTGGGGCGCGACGGTGGCCGACCCGGAGCATCCCGACCGGCTGGTGTTCGATCTCGATCCGGGTGAAGGAGTCAGCTGGGCGCAGGTGAAACGGGGGGCACGTGAAGTGCGCGACCGCCTGCAGGAGGTCGGACTGCAGAGCTTCGTGCGGTTGTCCGGCGGCAAGGGCGTGCACGTGGTGGTGCCGCTGCAGCCGAAGGCGGACTGGAACGAGGCCAAGGCGTTCTGCGAAGCGTTCGCACAGGCCATGGCCGCACAGGCGCCGGACCGCTACGTTGCCACGATGAGCAAGGCCAAGCGCACTGGCGTGATCTTCATCGACTGGCTGCGCAATACCCGTGGCGCCACCAGCGTGTGCTCGTGGTCGCTGCGGGCGCGCGAAAGCGCCGGGGTGGCCGTTCCGCTGCGCTGGGAAGAACTGGCGCGGGTCAGCGCGGCCGATGCGTTCCCGATGGACAAAGCGCTGGCACGCGCAAAGCGCCTGAAGGCCGACCCATGGCAGGGCATCGAGCGGTTGCGGCAGACCCTGCCCACATTGAAGCGGTAGCGCCGGGCCCTGCCCGGCGAGCGCGCAGCGCGGTGGGCGGAAGCCTGCCGGGCGTCAGGCCGACGATACGCTGCGTGACGCGCGGCGGCCGAACCGCCAGCCCAGCAGCAGCTGCACCGGCAGTGACAGCAGCAGGCCGATGACGAACCAGCGCGGGAAGTCGCCGCCGGTCATCCACAGCCCGTACCCGGCGCCGAGCAGCAGCAGCGACCACACCGAAAAGCCGTGGGACCGCGGCCAGCACGGTGCGTAGTACGTGGCAAAGGCAATGGCCGCGATGCCACCCAGCACGGTGAAGGCCAGATCCCAGCCCAGCTGGGCCTCGCTGCCCGGATGCAGGCGCAGCAACGACGGCAACCAGCCGCCGGCACTGGTCACCAGCGCAAGCGCAAGCAGCGCGCCGATGAGGGCGAGCAGGGACAGCAAGACGTTCTTGAGGGGGCTGGGCATGCGCGCATTGTACGGCGCGCCGGCCGCGGGTTCGCGGGCGGACCCGTGACCGGCACGGCCGCCGTATCCGTGGGAGAGGGAAACGGATACGACGGCCCTGCACAGGCGGTCAGGCGGCGAAGTCGAGCACCACGCGGCCCTCGATGGCGCCCGCGCGCATGCGCGCGAACACATCGTTGATGTTTTCCAGGCGGTCGGTGCTGACCGTTGCGGCAACCTTGCCCTCGGCAGCGAACCGCAGTGATTCCTGCAGATCCAGGCGGGTGCCGACGATCGAGCCACGCACGGTGACACCGTTGAGCACCATGCCGAAGATGTCCAGCGGGAAATTGCCCGGTGGCAGCCCGTTGAGCGATACGGTGCCACCGCGGCGCACCATGCCCAGCGCCTGCTCGAAGGCCTTGGGCGAAACCGCGGTGACCAGCGCGCCATGTGCGCCGCCGATTTCCTTCTTCAGCAGCGCGGCCGGATCGGTGGTGCGCGCGTTGACGGTGACCTGCGCTCCCAGCCGCCGCGCCAGCGCCAGCTTGGCCTCGTCCACGTCCACCGCCGCCACGTTCAGGCCCATGGCCCGCGCGTACTGCACCGCCATGTGGCCGAGGCCACCGATACCGGAGATGGCGACCCAGTCACCGGGCCGGGTGTCGGTGACCTTCAGGCCCTTGTAGACGGTCACACCGGCGCACAGCACCGGCGCGATCTCCACGAAGCCCACGTCCTTCGGAAGCAGGCCGACATAGTTGGCATCGGCCAGTGCGTACTCGGCGAAGCCGCCGTTGACCGAGTAGCCGGTGTTGCGCTGCGTCTCGCACAGCGTTTCCCAGCCCCCCAGGCAGTGTTCGCAATGGCCACACGCCGAGTACAACCAGGGGATGCCGACCCTGTCGCCTTCCTTGACGTGCCCTACCCCGCCTCCCACGGCCACGATGTGCCCCACGCCTTCGTGGCCGGGGATGAATGGCGGGTTCGGTTTCACCGGCCAGTCGCCCTCGGCGGCGTGCAGGTCGGTGTGGCAGACGCCACAGGCCTCGATCCTGACCAGCACCTCGCCCGCCCCCGGGCGTGGTACCGCGACTTCCTCGATGACCAGCGGCTTGCCGAACTCGCGCACCACGGCGGCCTTCATGGTTCTGTTCATGCGTGGATCTCCGTAGTGCGCTTGCGTCCAAGGATGGAGCAGGCGCACCGTCGCCGCCTTGATCCCGATCAATCGCGGGCGCAGGGCCGGGCGCAGGCCCACCGTGATTGCGCGGCCCCGCGGTGCAGCACCCCGCGTCGGCCAGCAGCGTGCCGCCCGCGCCCACTGCGGAGCGGGCGCTCAGCCTGCCAGCACGGCCGCTTCGCGGGCCAGGCGCTCGATCGCATCCCAGTCGCGGGTCTGCATCAGTGCTGCGGTGGTCAGCCACGACCCGCCGACGCACAGCACGTTGGGCAGGTGCAGGAACTGGCTGGCGGTCTGTGCGCTGATGCCGCCGGTGGGACAGAACCGCACATCGGCGAACGGGCCATGCCAGGCCGACAGCAGTGCAGCGCCGCCGGCCTGCACTGCCGGGAAGAACTTGAAGGTATCCAGGCCGTGCTCGAGGCCGACGATCAGCTCGGAGCCGGTGGCGACGCCCGGCAGGTACGGCAGGTCGGCATCGCGTGCGGCCGCGTACAGCGTCGGTGTCGCACCGGGCGATACCGCAAAGCGCGCACCGGCGGCCTTGGCGGCCTGCATCTGTGCGGGGGTCAGGACCGTGCCGGCACCCACCACTGCATCGGGCACCGCCGCGACCATCGCCGTGATCGCCTCCAGCGCACGCGGCGTGCGCAGGGTCACCTCGATCACCGGCAGGCCGCCACGGAACAACGCCTGCGCGACCTGCACCGCATCGTCGATGTCATCGGGGGTGAACACCGGAATCACCGGGGCCAGTTTCAGTACCGCACGAACGCGTGGATCAGCGCCGGACATCGAATCGCTCCTCGCCCACCAGGGCCAGTACGTCAGCTTCGCTGACGGGATTGAAATCGCCGGGAATGGAGTGCTTCAGGCCCCCGGCAGCCAGGCCGAAACGCACAGTGGCATCGGCATCGAAGCCGGACAGGATGCCATGCAGGATGCCCGCCGCGAAGGCATCGCCGCCGCCGATGCGGTCGACGATGCCCTGCAGCTGGCGCACCGGCGCCTGCGCGCGGGTGCCATCACGGCCCAGCAGCAACGCGCCGAGCGCATGGTGGTCCACGCTCAGTGCCTGCCGCTGGGTGCAGGCCATCCACTGCAGCTGCGGGAATGCCTGGAACGCGGCCATGGCCGCCGCTTCCACGCGTGCGATCAGCTCGGGCTGTTCGAAGCGCTGGCCAAGCACGACTTCGATATCGCGGTGGTCGGCGAAGACGATGTCGGCCTGGGCAAACAGTTCACGGAGAATCGCCTGCGCGTCGCCGCCCCAGCGCTGCCACAGCCTCGGCCGGAAATTGCCGTCGAACGACACGCGCACGCCGAGCGTGCGTGCGGCGCGCGCTGCCTCCAGCGTCGCCTGCGCGACCTGCGGGCCGAGCGCCGGGCTGACCCCGGACAGGTGCAGCCACTGCGCGCCCTGCAGCAGGGCCGGCCAGTCGTAGTCGGCGGCGGTGCTGTTGGCGAACGCGGAGCCGGCGCGGTCGTAGACCACTTCGCTGGCGCGCTGCACCGCACCGGTGGTGAGGAAATACAGGCCCATGCGGCCGTCCGCATCCTCGCGTACGCCGCGGGTATCGACGCCGTGCCGGCGCAGTTCGGCCAGCGCGTGCGCACCCAGCGCGTTGCCCGCCACGGTGCTGACCATGGCCACCGGATGTCCGAAGCGGGACAGCGAGACACCGACGTTCGCCTCTGCCCCGCCCACGTGTACCTGCAGCTGTGGCGACTGCAGCAGCAGTTCGCGACCGGGCGCCCCCAGCCGCAGCAGCACTTCCCCGAAACACACGACACGACCCATTTCCGCTCCTTCACGCTTGCCGCCGGCATGTGACACTGCTCGGCGAGTTGGGGACCACGCGTGGGGCGTGGCGGTTGACTATCGGTGTCATTCCAGCCGGCACCGGCCTTGCCCGTAGCCTATCAAACTGTTGGAAGCATTGTCCTGCAAGCGTCTTGGAGACATTTCAGATCTGTTGCGGTGCAAGATGCCGGATCGGGAACGTGCTGCTAACGTCCGGCCTGACCAGCGGTGTCATCACGCTGAAACAGCCGCGATACCAGACCTTTGGGAGAGGGAAAGGCATGCATTCTCGGAACCATGGAAAAAAGACACCGGTTACCTTGCTCGCGTTGGCCGTCGGACTGGCGCTGGCAGGCAGCGCTGCCGCCCAGCAGCAGGGTGCCCAGCCGAACGCCACCGAACTGGATACGGTGACCGTCACC from Stenotrophomonas sp. 704A1 includes these protein-coding regions:
- the adhP gene encoding alcohol dehydrogenase AdhP, which codes for MNRTMKAAVVREFGKPLVIEEVAVPRPGAGEVLVRIEACGVCHTDLHAAEGDWPVKPNPPFIPGHEGVGHIVAVGGGVGHVKEGDRVGIPWLYSACGHCEHCLGGWETLCETQRNTGYSVNGGFAEYALADANYVGLLPKDVGFVEIAPVLCAGVTVYKGLKVTDTRPGDWVAISGIGGLGHMAVQYARAMGLNVAAVDVDEAKLALARRLGAQVTVNARTTDPAALLKKEIGGAHGALVTAVSPKAFEQALGMVRRGGTVSLNGLPPGNFPLDIFGMVLNGVTVRGSIVGTRLDLQESLRFAAEGKVAATVSTDRLENINDVFARMRAGAIEGRVVLDFAA
- the eda gene encoding bifunctional 4-hydroxy-2-oxoglutarate aldolase/2-dehydro-3-deoxy-phosphogluconate aldolase, which codes for MSGADPRVRAVLKLAPVIPVFTPDDIDDAVQVAQALFRGGLPVIEVTLRTPRALEAITAMVAAVPDAVVGAGTVLTPAQMQAAKAAGARFAVSPGATPTLYAAARDADLPYLPGVATGSELIVGLEHGLDTFKFFPAVQAGGAALLSAWHGPFADVRFCPTGGISAQTASQFLHLPNVLCVGGSWLTTAALMQTRDWDAIERLAREAAVLAG
- a CDS encoding sugar kinase, producing the protein MGRVVCFGEVLLRLGAPGRELLLQSPQLQVHVGGAEANVGVSLSRFGHPVAMVSTVAGNALGAHALAELRRHGVDTRGVREDADGRMGLYFLTTGAVQRASEVVYDRAGSAFANSTAADYDWPALLQGAQWLHLSGVSPALGPQVAQATLEAARAARTLGVRVSFDGNFRPRLWQRWGGDAQAILRELFAQADIVFADHRDIEVVLGQRFEQPELIARVEAAAMAAFQAFPQLQWMACTQRQALSVDHHALGALLLGRDGTRAQAPVRQLQGIVDRIGGGDAFAAGILHGILSGFDADATVRFGLAAGGLKHSIPGDFNPVSEADVLALVGEERFDVRR